In a single window of the Planctomycetia bacterium genome:
- a CDS encoding IS1380 family transposase produces the protein MFFSSLGRKKIVADFTGGTLTSDAGGLLLREVERRLGLVDQLAGVINDPRDPARIQHDQRVMLAQRIFAIAMGYEDLNDHQALRSDPVLAVLTGRPPSADEPLASSPTLCRLENRVTRGDLARMSRVLVEQFIASYESPPEELILDFDATDDPIHGNQEGRFFHGYYDHHCFLPLYVFCGSRLLVSYLRPSNIDGAHHAWPILKLLVQRLRQAWPGVRIIVRGDSGFCRRRMMKWCDRHGVKYVLGLARNTVLEKAAESFMQAAEAQFATTQQKVRNFHEIEYAAQTWDRPRRVIVKAERLVQGPNVRFVVTNLTDRTPNDIYDGLYTARGDMENRIKEQQLGLFADRTSCHAFLANQFRLLLSSAAYVLVETLRRTALAGTELAEAQVNTIRLKLLKVAARVVVSVRRVVLRLSSSCPLQDLWRSLVPRLRLIPPAPS, from the coding sequence ATGTTCTTTTCCAGTCTCGGCCGCAAGAAAATCGTGGCCGATTTCACAGGCGGAACGCTCACCTCAGACGCCGGGGGTCTGCTGCTTCGGGAGGTCGAGCGGCGTCTGGGCCTGGTCGATCAACTGGCCGGGGTCATCAACGACCCGCGTGATCCGGCCCGAATTCAACATGACCAGCGGGTCATGCTGGCCCAGCGCATCTTTGCCATTGCGATGGGCTACGAAGATCTCAACGACCATCAAGCCCTGCGGAGCGATCCCGTGCTGGCGGTCCTGACCGGGCGGCCGCCGAGCGCGGATGAGCCGCTGGCCAGCAGTCCGACCTTGTGCCGGCTGGAGAACCGCGTCACGCGCGGCGACCTGGCACGAATGTCGCGTGTGCTGGTGGAGCAGTTCATCGCGTCCTATGAATCGCCGCCGGAGGAATTGATCCTCGACTTCGACGCGACCGACGATCCGATCCACGGCAACCAGGAAGGCCGCTTCTTCCACGGCTATTACGACCACCACTGCTTCCTACCGCTGTATGTGTTCTGCGGCTCGCGGCTGCTGGTCTCCTACCTGCGGCCCAGCAACATCGACGGGGCCCATCACGCCTGGCCCATCCTGAAGCTGCTGGTGCAGCGCTTGCGACAGGCGTGGCCCGGGGTGCGGATCATCGTCCGCGGGGATTCCGGCTTCTGCCGCCGGCGAATGATGAAATGGTGCGACCGGCACGGCGTCAAGTACGTGCTGGGCCTGGCCCGCAACACCGTCCTGGAGAAAGCGGCCGAGTCCTTCATGCAGGCGGCCGAGGCCCAGTTCGCCACCACGCAGCAGAAGGTGCGGAACTTCCACGAGATCGAGTACGCGGCGCAGACCTGGGATCGCCCGCGCCGCGTGATCGTCAAGGCCGAGCGGCTGGTTCAGGGGCCCAACGTTCGATTCGTGGTGACCAACCTGACCGACCGCACGCCGAACGATATCTACGACGGTCTGTACACGGCCCGCGGCGACATGGAGAACCGCATCAAGGAGCAGCAGCTCGGGCTCTTCGCCGATCGCACCAGTTGCCACGCCTTCCTGGCCAATCAGTTCCGGCTGCTGTTGTCCTCGGCGGCCTACGTCCTGGTGGAAACGCTGCGCCGCACGGCCCTGGCCGGCACCGAACTGGCCGAGGCCCAGGTGAACACCATTCGCCTGAAACTCCTCAAGGTCGCCGCGCGGGTGGTCGTCTCCGTGCGCCGCGTCGTACTGCGACTGTCGAGCAGCTGCCCCCTGCAGGACCTGTGGCGATCCCTGGTTCCACGACTCCGCCTGATCCCGCCCGCCCCATCATGA
- a CDS encoding SpoIIE family protein phosphatase produces MTSMIGGSAACPKPLSGVKGAASRFVGSSRSEFASAVTSFFRGVHPYMSQGATRETKLTDFVDLETLQALQDGFARATGIATSIRDSAGLPITIPAEEADFCSVMQSCPSGKTACQMSHAGATRLVAGDGSPEGPLLNECHAGLSQYVAPIIVGGEHLGAIIVGDRPRGPLGDDRLAALAEEFGLDRHVLGEAARRLPLWSDVRMSSATAFVQQLANTIARLCYQAYQLRKRIDELAVVRDVAAALAEHTDLQEILDTATQQLVARMGLRAAALRLLDEDTGVLKMASVANLSKEYLDKGQILAMDSPIDQNALAGQTVYIEDLRTDPRVLHKQKAREEGLFSGLVTGVSNGGKRLGVLRAYTGRRHVFSEYEVSLLEAIASQVATAIVNARLRRDMAQAERVERQIKLAADVQRRMIPASPPSTPAYEFGCIYEPSSELGGDFYDFIQFDNGDIGLVMCDVVGKGFPASLMMASVRSALRSHARRVTDITEIISSVNNRLEHDTLPNEFATAFYAELSADGRRMKYCNAGHEPMLLLRNGVVKELDVGGLALGILEHAKYESAEVLLEPGDVLLTCTDGVLEALDYDGHAFGRARLHQSLRLHGALPPDMPIQMSAKQMLWDVRRFSGLVAPGDDLTLVMVRVREGAEWPSPKA; encoded by the coding sequence ATGACATCTATGATAGGTGGATCGGCCGCGTGCCCCAAGCCGCTGTCGGGCGTGAAGGGCGCGGCGTCCCGGTTTGTGGGCAGTTCCCGGTCGGAATTCGCATCCGCCGTCACGTCATTTTTTAGAGGCGTTCATCCATACATGAGTCAGGGCGCGACGCGAGAAACCAAACTTACGGATTTTGTCGACCTGGAGACGCTTCAGGCGCTGCAGGACGGGTTTGCGCGGGCTACGGGCATCGCTACCAGCATTCGCGATTCGGCCGGGCTGCCGATTACGATTCCGGCGGAGGAGGCGGATTTCTGCTCCGTCATGCAGTCGTGCCCCTCCGGCAAGACGGCGTGTCAGATGAGTCACGCGGGCGCTACGCGGCTGGTGGCGGGGGACGGATCTCCCGAGGGGCCGCTGCTGAACGAATGTCACGCGGGCCTTTCGCAATACGTCGCGCCGATCATTGTCGGAGGTGAACATCTCGGCGCGATCATCGTGGGAGATCGACCGCGAGGACCTCTAGGAGACGATCGCCTTGCGGCGCTTGCGGAGGAATTCGGCCTGGACCGGCACGTCCTGGGCGAAGCTGCCCGTCGCCTGCCACTGTGGTCTGACGTCCGCATGTCGTCGGCCACGGCTTTCGTGCAACAGCTCGCCAACACCATCGCTCGGCTCTGTTACCAGGCCTATCAATTGCGCAAACGTATCGATGAGCTGGCCGTTGTCCGCGACGTGGCCGCGGCACTGGCCGAGCATACGGACCTTCAGGAGATTCTCGACACGGCGACGCAGCAGCTTGTCGCGCGTATGGGACTGCGCGCGGCGGCCCTGCGACTCCTCGATGAAGATACCGGTGTGCTCAAGATGGCCTCGGTCGCCAATCTCTCGAAGGAGTATCTGGACAAGGGCCAGATTCTGGCGATGGACAGCCCGATTGACCAGAACGCGCTGGCAGGTCAGACGGTCTATATTGAGGATCTGCGCACCGATCCTCGTGTGCTCCATAAACAGAAGGCCCGTGAGGAGGGGCTCTTTAGCGGGCTGGTGACCGGGGTCTCAAACGGCGGAAAAAGACTCGGCGTATTGCGCGCTTACACGGGGCGTCGCCATGTGTTTTCGGAGTACGAAGTATCGCTGTTGGAGGCGATTGCCTCTCAGGTCGCGACGGCCATCGTGAATGCCCGACTTCGCCGCGACATGGCCCAGGCCGAGCGGGTCGAACGGCAGATCAAGCTTGCGGCGGATGTGCAGCGGCGCATGATTCCGGCGAGTCCGCCGTCAACGCCGGCGTATGAATTTGGATGCATCTATGAGCCGAGCAGCGAGCTGGGCGGCGATTTTTACGACTTCATTCAGTTCGATAATGGCGACATCGGCTTGGTGATGTGCGACGTCGTGGGCAAGGGATTTCCCGCTTCCTTGATGATGGCCAGCGTACGCTCTGCGCTTCGCTCGCATGCCCGGCGGGTGACGGATATTACGGAGATCATCAGCTCGGTGAACAACCGACTGGAGCATGACACGTTGCCAAATGAGTTCGCGACCGCGTTTTATGCCGAGTTGTCAGCGGACGGCAGGCGGATGAAGTACTGCAACGCGGGGCACGAGCCCATGCTTCTGCTCAGGAACGGCGTCGTCAAGGAGCTGGATGTAGGCGGACTGGCGCTCGGAATCTTGGAACATGCCAAATACGAGAGCGCCGAAGTGCTGCTGGAGCCCGGCGACGTCTTACTGACATGCACCGATGGTGTGCTCGAAGCCCTGGATTATGATGGACACGCATTCGGCCGCGCCCGGCTGCATCAGTCGCTGCGCCTGCACGGCGCGCTACCGCCGGACATGCCGATCCAGATGTCCGCCAAGCAAATGCTCTGGGACGTGCGCCGATTCAGCGGACTCGTGGCGCCGGGCGACGATCTGACGCTGGTCATGGTGCGGGTGCGCGAGGGCGCCGAGTGGCCGTCACCTAAGGCGTGA
- a CDS encoding radical SAM protein: protein MELPRYPAPNLMRYGRYQGHHPREVVLLKGLPCVWSRCSFCDYIDDNTSDESEIQRVADEELAKVTGQYGRLQVINSGSIQELPLAVRDQIKRLLAERGITDFWTESYWAYRKDYEATRRFFDVETHLFLGVETFDDNLRNGVLNKSMHWDSPDDVAAATDSICLMIGIRGQTKDIIRRDIDILRSKFRYGIINLFTENRLSAGLMDEGIKAWFREEFAGLADDPNLNVLWQNTDFGVG, encoded by the coding sequence ATGGAACTGCCCCGCTACCCGGCACCGAATCTGATGCGCTACGGGCGCTACCAGGGCCACCATCCGCGCGAGGTGGTCTTGCTCAAGGGATTGCCGTGCGTGTGGAGCCGGTGCAGCTTTTGCGACTACATCGACGACAACACGAGCGACGAGTCCGAGATCCAGCGCGTCGCGGATGAAGAACTCGCTAAGGTCACCGGCCAATACGGGCGTTTGCAGGTCATCAACAGCGGGTCGATTCAGGAATTGCCGCTTGCCGTGCGCGACCAGATCAAGCGACTGCTGGCCGAGCGCGGTATTACCGATTTCTGGACCGAATCGTACTGGGCCTATCGCAAGGACTACGAGGCCACTCGCCGTTTCTTCGACGTGGAAACGCACCTGTTCCTCGGCGTGGAGACGTTTGACGACAATCTCCGGAACGGCGTGCTGAACAAGTCCATGCACTGGGACTCGCCCGACGACGTGGCTGCGGCGACGGACTCGATCTGCCTCATGATCGGCATTCGCGGGCAGACGAAGGACATCATCCGCCGCGACATCGACATCCTCCGCTCAAAGTTCCGCTACGGAATCATCAATCTCTTCACCGAAAACCGCCTCAGCGCCGGGCTGATGGATGAGGGAATCAAGGCATGGTTCCGCGAGGAATTCGCGGGGCTGGCGGATGATCCGAATCTGAATGTGCTTTGGCAGAACACTGACTTCGGCGTTGGATAG
- a CDS encoding Glu/Leu/Phe/Val dehydrogenase has translation MSSTESTKRSSQPAATPSSAPPAAAHAPAEAKSSLFENVIKQFNKAAGLMGLDPNIGKILSKPQNEITVNFPVRMDDGRVEVFTGYRVQHNSARGPFKGGLRYHPSVNIDEVRALAAWMTWKTALTNIPFGGAKGGIQIDPSKYSTDELQRITRRFTYALGDNIGPEYDIPAPDMNTNPQIMAWILDTYLSTIPPHERQSCTHVVTGKPIVSGGSQGRDKATGQGIVYLVEEWAKDHALDLKSASYTLQGYGNVGSWTARLMKPLGAKLLAVEDHTGAISNPDGIDADRLFEHVRARGGVRGFAKCATIDHVEMLKIKADFFIPAAMENQLTASTAPLLNVRMVAEGANGPTNLEGEAILAQRGIEVLPDFLCNAGGVIVSYFEWLQNKRSEFWDLDEVDTKLRKKILGAYRAVREMAAKHHTDWRTAAYIVAIQNLETVYKERGIFP, from the coding sequence ATGAGCAGCACCGAGTCAACGAAGCGATCAAGTCAACCAGCAGCCACCCCGTCCTCCGCCCCCCCTGCCGCCGCGCACGCCCCGGCGGAGGCGAAGTCCAGCCTCTTCGAAAACGTCATCAAGCAGTTCAACAAGGCGGCCGGCCTGATGGGGCTCGACCCCAACATTGGCAAGATTCTCTCCAAGCCGCAAAACGAAATCACCGTGAACTTCCCCGTGCGCATGGATGATGGACGCGTCGAAGTGTTCACCGGCTACCGCGTGCAGCACAACAGCGCCCGTGGGCCCTTCAAGGGCGGCCTGCGCTATCACCCGTCGGTCAATATCGACGAAGTCCGGGCACTGGCGGCGTGGATGACCTGGAAAACGGCTCTTACAAACATTCCCTTCGGCGGCGCCAAGGGCGGCATTCAGATTGATCCGTCCAAGTACTCAACCGACGAGCTGCAGCGCATCACCCGGCGCTTCACCTACGCCCTCGGCGACAACATCGGCCCGGAGTACGACATCCCCGCGCCGGACATGAATACAAATCCGCAGATCATGGCATGGATTCTCGACACCTACCTGAGCACGATTCCTCCGCATGAACGGCAGAGTTGCACCCACGTCGTCACCGGCAAGCCGATCGTCTCCGGCGGAAGCCAGGGCCGCGACAAGGCAACCGGACAAGGCATCGTCTATTTAGTCGAGGAGTGGGCCAAGGATCACGCCCTCGACCTGAAGAGCGCCTCCTATACCCTTCAGGGCTACGGGAACGTCGGCTCGTGGACGGCCCGGCTGATGAAGCCCTTGGGCGCGAAGCTGCTCGCGGTCGAAGATCACACCGGGGCCATTTCCAATCCGGACGGTATCGACGCCGACCGCCTGTTCGAGCACGTTCGAGCCCGTGGCGGAGTCCGCGGATTTGCCAAGTGCGCAACGATCGACCATGTGGAGATGCTCAAGATCAAGGCCGACTTCTTCATCCCGGCCGCCATGGAAAACCAGCTCACCGCCTCAACCGCTCCGTTGCTCAATGTGAGGATGGTCGCCGAGGGCGCCAACGGCCCGACGAATCTCGAAGGCGAGGCGATTCTCGCGCAGCGCGGCATCGAGGTCCTGCCGGACTTCCTCTGCAACGCCGGCGGCGTCATCGTCAGCTACTTCGAATGGCTCCAGAACAAGCGCAGCGAGTTTTGGGACCTCGACGAGGTGGACACCAAGCTGCGCAAGAAGATTCTCGGCGCCTACCGGGCCGTCCGGGAAATGGCCGCCAAGCACCATACCGACTGGCGCACGGCCGCGTACATCGTCGCAATTCAGAATCTCGAAACGGTTTACAAAGAGCGCGGCATCTTCCCCTAA
- a CDS encoding choice-of-anchor E domain-containing protein has product MRFIKALAVVAVVAMSTVSAAQADTIMFSDNVALQPTNFMTSVTLPKFDPSLGTLDKITLKLSGHVEGIAQFESLDADPATVDMELAAEIELQRPDLSTLVVTLPLVMTTDNVTAFDGMIDFGGTSGKSYPLLTADDVDSIMTMSMMDLALFTGPGNIMLPVMATGASTGSGAGNLLLQFSTSASANVMVTYDYTIPEPATAGLLGMGAFAAMRRRRRIAA; this is encoded by the coding sequence ATGCGGTTCATCAAAGCACTTGCCGTGGTTGCCGTGGTCGCGATGTCGACCGTGTCCGCCGCCCAGGCCGACACGATCATGTTCAGCGACAACGTCGCGCTGCAACCGACGAATTTCATGACGTCCGTCACGCTGCCGAAGTTCGATCCGTCGCTCGGCACGCTCGACAAGATCACGCTCAAGCTTTCCGGCCACGTCGAAGGCATAGCCCAATTCGAGAGCCTCGACGCCGATCCGGCGACGGTTGACATGGAGCTGGCCGCCGAGATCGAGCTCCAGCGACCGGACCTCAGTACGCTTGTCGTCACGCTGCCGCTTGTCATGACGACCGACAACGTCACCGCCTTTGACGGCATGATCGACTTCGGCGGAACGTCGGGAAAGTCTTATCCGCTGCTGACCGCCGATGACGTGGACTCCATCATGACTATGTCGATGATGGACCTGGCCCTGTTCACCGGCCCGGGCAACATCATGCTCCCGGTCATGGCCACCGGCGCCTCGACCGGCAGCGGTGCGGGCAACCTGCTGCTCCAGTTCAGCACCTCCGCATCCGCCAACGTCATGGTCACCTACGACTACACCATTCCGGAGCCTGCCACGGCCGGCCTCCTCGGCATGGGCGCTTTCGCCGCGATGCGACGCCGACGCCGAATCGCCGCCTAA
- a CDS encoding choice-of-anchor E domain-containing protein → MTLRSKSVWGLVCALAISPAALNADEVSFSDTVPLTQTNWKQVVTLPKFDPSLGTLTSVLLKLTGEVSGTASVESKDPSPTMVTATFTADISLMRPDMSVLMAVIPSEAITLPLGSYDGVIDFAGPSGRVLPEVKKELFESHFMASPLSLPDQSLFVGAGEFMSLPVWAIGRSRGSGSGNLVMLLHTDAAATAEVTYFFQPIPEPSVAGALLLGMLMIHRRRRLA, encoded by the coding sequence ATGACGTTGAGATCTAAGAGTGTTTGGGGCCTGGTCTGCGCACTGGCAATTTCACCGGCCGCGCTGAATGCCGATGAGGTCAGCTTCAGCGATACCGTGCCGCTGACACAGACGAATTGGAAACAAGTCGTCACGCTGCCCAAGTTCGATCCTTCGCTGGGAACGCTGACATCGGTCCTGCTCAAGCTGACCGGAGAAGTCAGCGGCACCGCATCAGTCGAGAGCAAAGACCCAAGCCCGACGATGGTCACCGCGACATTCACCGCCGATATCTCGCTGATGCGGCCGGATATGTCGGTCCTCATGGCCGTCATCCCGAGCGAGGCAATCACGCTCCCGCTCGGAAGCTACGACGGCGTGATAGACTTCGCCGGCCCCTCGGGGCGCGTGCTCCCCGAGGTCAAGAAGGAACTCTTTGAGTCCCACTTCATGGCCAGCCCGCTCTCCCTGCCGGATCAATCGCTCTTCGTCGGCGCAGGGGAGTTTATGAGTCTCCCGGTCTGGGCCATCGGCAGATCGCGAGGTTCGGGATCTGGAAACCTGGTTATGCTCCTGCATACGGACGCTGCGGCCACGGCTGAGGTGACGTATTTCTTTCAGCCGATCCCGGAGCCGTCAGTCGCAGGAGCATTGCTCCTGGGAATGCTGATGATCCACCGCCGGCGTCGATTGGCGTAG
- a CDS encoding PEP-CTERM sorting domain-containing protein: MKRPNSKAAVTLAVFASLSLLPVSQATADTIMFSDSVALQPTNFNSSVSIPKFNPGLGTLTKVIFELSGHVEGQAKFESLDAGPTTISMQLAAQVNLQRPDLTSLVVALPLAMTMDNASAFDGTVDFGGTSGKTYSALAGDDNEMSMTTAPLDLALFTGVGNIALPVMATGASSGSGAGNLLLQFNTSASGDVTVTYEYIVIPEPATAMLVSLGAMGLFRRRR; this comes from the coding sequence GTGAAACGTCCGAACTCGAAGGCGGCTGTTACCCTAGCGGTATTCGCCTCCCTATCCCTGCTCCCGGTTTCCCAGGCAACGGCCGACACCATCATGTTCAGCGACTCAGTTGCCCTGCAGCCGACGAACTTCAACTCGTCGGTTTCCATTCCCAAGTTCAACCCCGGCCTGGGCACGCTTACCAAGGTCATCTTTGAATTGTCCGGTCACGTCGAAGGGCAGGCGAAGTTTGAAAGCCTCGATGCCGGTCCGACGACGATTTCGATGCAACTGGCCGCCCAGGTCAATCTTCAGCGGCCGGACCTGACGTCGCTTGTCGTCGCTCTTCCGTTGGCCATGACGATGGACAACGCGAGCGCCTTCGACGGTACGGTGGATTTCGGCGGCACATCGGGGAAGACCTATTCCGCCCTGGCCGGCGACGATAATGAAATGTCCATGACGACGGCTCCGCTGGACCTCGCACTCTTTACCGGTGTCGGCAATATCGCCCTTCCGGTCATGGCCACTGGTGCTTCATCGGGAAGCGGAGCGGGCAACCTCTTGCTCCAGTTCAATACGTCGGCATCCGGCGACGTGACGGTCACCTATGAGTACATTGTCATTCCTGAGCCGGCGACTGCGATGCTTGTTTCGCTCGGTGCGATGGGGCTTTTCCGCCGCCGCCGCTGA
- the frr gene encoding ribosome recycling factor, with product MAYDEIEFEAEEAMEKSVKFLKDEYRGVRTGRASPGLVEHVKVKVPAYGEAPMELKALATISAPDASMLLVKPFDPTTLKDIERGLQEAALGINPQSDGKVIRLPIPSLSGERRQQIASQIKKMAEAQKIALRNARRDAIQKIDAEKKGGTMPEDDAKKGHEAMDKLTKKYEGLIEELMTGKTKEIMEV from the coding sequence ATGGCTTATGACGAGATAGAGTTTGAGGCCGAAGAGGCCATGGAAAAGTCCGTTAAGTTTCTCAAGGACGAGTATCGGGGCGTCCGTACCGGCCGCGCATCGCCCGGTCTTGTCGAGCATGTCAAGGTGAAGGTGCCGGCGTACGGTGAAGCACCGATGGAACTCAAGGCACTCGCGACCATCAGCGCGCCGGATGCGAGCATGCTTCTGGTGAAGCCGTTTGATCCGACGACGCTCAAGGATATCGAGCGCGGGCTTCAGGAGGCGGCGTTGGGGATCAATCCGCAATCGGACGGCAAGGTGATTCGCCTGCCGATTCCGTCGCTTTCCGGTGAGCGGCGTCAGCAGATCGCTTCGCAGATTAAGAAGATGGCCGAGGCTCAGAAGATCGCACTGCGCAACGCGCGGCGAGACGCGATTCAAAAGATTGATGCTGAGAAAAAGGGGGGGACCATGCCGGAGGATGACGCCAAGAAAGGCCATGAGGCCATGGACAAGCTGACGAAAAAGTATGAGGGGCTGATCGAAGAATTGATGACCGGTAAGACCAAGGAGATTATGGAGGTCTAG